In Exiguobacterium acetylicum, the genomic stretch TTCGTCACGTGACGCAGTCGTCGTGTTCCGAGCGTGTAACCAAGATAAGATAGGAACAAACCGCCGAATAGGCTGACGAGTACGTAGAGGAACGCGTCCGCTAAATGATGTTCGTTGAGTAAGGTCACGGTCTCGACGCTGAATGTCGAAAACGTCGTAAAGGAGCCAATGAAACCCGTGCCGATGGCTGTGATCGCATATTGGTGTAAGAGTTTCGTTCGAAATAAAAAGTGTGTCGCGTAGCCGAGAAGAAAACTCCCAATCAAGTTGATGACAAGCGTTGGCCACGGAAACGGACCAGTCGTCAAGTCGCTAATCAGCAGTCCGAGCCC encodes the following:
- the crcB gene encoding fluoride efflux transporter CrcB; translated protein: MLYVLVGFAGILGASARYGLGLLISDLTTGPFPWPTLVINLIGSFLLGYATHFLFRTKLLHQYAITAIGTGFIGSFTTFSTFSVETVTLLNEHHLADAFLYVLVSLFGGLFLSYLGYTLGTRRLRHVTKGRE